The following proteins are co-located in the Thermus tengchongensis genome:
- a CDS encoding vWA domain-containing protein, whose protein sequence is MAFKSPEGFLLGLLLLGAGGLLLWLLDRAGRRRLLSALDPAFLPGPKPPPLPFLLAPLFLLLAAGRPEASLPWRENLTQVLLVVDTSHSMAADDEAPTRLERAKALAQSFLRGLDPSVKVGLVSFGPQAVLVLSPTRDRQALLKALQGLKPGGATPMGQGLLQARRILRPKEPERDLPQVKPPAAILLLSDGAANAGGDPLEAAKELSQAGLPVFVHPLGDPRGAVSRIGDGLYFVPTNPTSLLRLAQATGGQVLGEDFQPLYRALRPYRVWRTQTLDLTQALVVAGLLTFSFGAYLNLAREGRWP, encoded by the coding sequence GTGGCCTTCAAAAGCCCCGAGGGCTTCCTCCTAGGCCTTCTCCTCCTGGGCGCAGGGGGGCTTCTCCTCTGGCTTTTGGACCGGGCCGGGCGAAGACGGCTTCTCTCCGCCTTGGACCCGGCCTTCCTCCCCGGGCCCAAGCCCCCACCCCTTCCCTTCCTCCTGGCCCCTCTCTTCCTTCTCCTGGCGGCAGGCCGCCCCGAGGCCAGCCTTCCCTGGCGGGAGAACCTCACCCAGGTCCTGCTGGTGGTGGACACCAGCCACTCCATGGCCGCGGACGATGAGGCCCCCACCCGGCTGGAGCGGGCCAAGGCCCTGGCCCAAAGCTTCCTTCGCGGCCTGGATCCCTCGGTCAAGGTGGGGCTGGTGAGCTTCGGACCCCAGGCGGTCCTGGTCCTCTCCCCTACCCGGGACCGCCAGGCCCTCCTGAAGGCCCTGCAAGGCCTCAAACCAGGGGGCGCCACTCCTATGGGCCAGGGCCTCCTCCAGGCCCGGCGGATCCTGAGGCCCAAGGAGCCAGAGAGGGATCTTCCCCAGGTGAAACCCCCCGCCGCCATCCTCCTCCTTTCCGACGGAGCGGCCAACGCAGGGGGCGATCCCCTCGAGGCGGCTAAAGAACTCTCCCAGGCAGGCCTCCCCGTCTTCGTACATCCCTTGGGCGACCCTAGGGGAGCGGTGAGCCGCATCGGGGACGGGCTTTACTTCGTGCCCACCAACCCCACAAGCCTCCTGCGCCTGGCCCAGGCCACCGGGGGCCAGGTGCTCGGCGAGGATTTCCAACCCCTCTACCGGGCTCTCCGCCCTTACCGGGTGTGGCGGACCCAGACCCTAGACCTCACCCAGGCCCTGGTGGTGGCGGGTCTTCTCACTTTTTCCTTCGGCGCTTACCTGAACCTGGCCCGGGAAGGGAGGTGGCCGTGA
- a CDS encoding DUF58 domain-containing protein, producing the protein METPEVLLARLELKVVRPLDGLLFGDYRGVFYGKSLELAEISPYNPGDEAERIDWPATARTGELHVRRFREERELTLWLLLDGSPSMRFGSRRREKYTLALELALSVAYIALRHGNRVGAILPSGLLPPRGGKAQALLLAREALKGGKAPSLGEALGLLERVARRRSLVFVFSDFLDAFSAPLSRLAARHDLVGVLVEDPWERALPRAGVLSFVDPETGAQVEVNTLDPRVREAYRLRAEALRAARMREILKAGADLLLASTEMDLLPLLLGFVERRRRWPSKAPRASS; encoded by the coding sequence ATGGAGACGCCCGAAGTCCTCTTGGCCCGCCTGGAGCTTAAGGTGGTACGTCCCCTGGACGGACTCCTTTTCGGGGACTACCGGGGGGTGTTCTACGGCAAGAGCCTGGAGCTTGCGGAGATCAGCCCCTATAACCCTGGGGATGAGGCCGAGCGCATCGACTGGCCCGCCACCGCCCGTACGGGGGAACTCCACGTGCGCCGCTTTCGCGAGGAACGGGAGCTCACCCTCTGGCTCCTCTTGGACGGAAGCCCCTCCATGCGCTTTGGCTCTAGGCGGCGGGAAAAGTACACCCTGGCCCTGGAGCTGGCCCTGAGCGTGGCCTATATCGCCCTCCGCCACGGGAACCGGGTGGGGGCTATCCTGCCCTCGGGCCTTTTGCCCCCTCGAGGAGGGAAGGCCCAGGCCCTCCTCCTGGCCCGGGAGGCCCTTAAGGGCGGGAAGGCGCCTTCCCTGGGGGAAGCCTTGGGGCTTCTGGAGCGGGTGGCCAGGCGCCGGAGCCTGGTCTTCGTCTTCTCGGACTTCCTGGACGCCTTTTCCGCCCCCTTATCCCGCCTGGCCGCCCGGCACGACCTGGTGGGGGTCTTGGTGGAGGACCCCTGGGAACGGGCCCTGCCCCGGGCAGGGGTGCTCTCCTTCGTGGACCCGGAAACCGGGGCCCAGGTGGAGGTGAACACCCTGGACCCAAGGGTGCGGGAAGCCTACCGCCTCCGGGCGGAGGCCCTCAGGGCGGCCAGGATGCGGGAGATCCTTAAGGCGGGTGCCGATCTCCTCCTGGCCTCCACGGAGATGGACCTGCTTCCTCTCCTCCTGGGTTTTGTGGAAAGGAGGCGCAGGTGGCCTTCAAAAGCCCCGAGGGCTTCCTCCTAG
- a CDS encoding AAA family ATPase, with protein sequence MAWEEEPFLAAGERLRALLKEVKRVIVGQDHLLERMLVALLARGHLLIEGVPGLAKTLAVKTLAQAVGGSFKRIQFTPDLVPADLLGTRIYNPKEGEFRTELGPIFAHLLLADEINRAPAKVQSALLEAMQERQVTLGKETYPLPKPFLVLATQNPIESEGTYPLPEAQLDRFLLKVVVGYPAFHEELLIVERMTTGEEIQVAQVLSLEEVLELSRLADRVYVHPKVAEHAVALVQATRDLERAGLKELKPFVAYGASPRASLALVQGAKALALVRGRAHALPEDVRDLYLDALRHRVILSYQALAEGVRVEDVLEAVLKHLPPPFVPLHDPYGDARSPLGPPGA encoded by the coding sequence ATGGCCTGGGAAGAGGAACCCTTTTTGGCGGCAGGGGAAAGGCTTCGGGCCCTCCTGAAGGAGGTCAAGCGGGTCATCGTGGGCCAGGACCACCTCCTGGAGAGGATGCTGGTGGCCCTTCTCGCCCGGGGCCACCTCCTGATCGAGGGGGTGCCGGGGCTGGCCAAGACCCTGGCGGTGAAGACCCTGGCCCAAGCGGTGGGGGGGAGTTTCAAAAGGATCCAGTTCACCCCCGACCTGGTGCCCGCCGACCTCCTGGGAACCCGCATCTACAACCCCAAGGAGGGAGAGTTCAGGACCGAGCTCGGTCCCATCTTCGCCCACCTCCTTCTGGCGGACGAGATCAACCGGGCCCCGGCCAAGGTGCAGTCGGCCCTCCTCGAGGCCATGCAGGAGCGCCAGGTGACCCTAGGCAAGGAAACCTACCCCCTACCCAAGCCCTTCCTGGTGCTGGCCACGCAAAACCCCATCGAAAGCGAGGGCACCTATCCCCTGCCCGAGGCCCAGCTGGACCGCTTCCTCCTCAAGGTGGTGGTGGGCTACCCTGCCTTCCACGAGGAGCTCCTCATCGTGGAGCGCATGACCACAGGGGAGGAGATCCAGGTGGCCCAGGTACTTTCCCTGGAGGAGGTTTTGGAGCTTTCCCGCCTGGCCGACCGCGTCTACGTCCACCCCAAGGTGGCCGAGCACGCCGTGGCCCTGGTCCAGGCCACCCGGGATCTGGAAAGGGCGGGGCTTAAGGAGCTGAAGCCCTTCGTGGCCTATGGGGCAAGCCCCCGGGCCTCCTTGGCCTTGGTACAGGGGGCCAAGGCCCTGGCCCTGGTCCGGGGGCGGGCCCACGCCCTGCCGGAGGATGTGCGGGACCTGTACCTGGACGCCCTCCGCCACCGCGTGATCCTCTCCTACCAGGCCCTGGCGGAGGGCGTGCGGGTGGAAGACGTGCTGGAAGCCGTCCTAAAGCACCTTCCCCCACCCTTTGTGCCCCTTCACGACCCCTATGGAGACGCCCGAAGTCCTCTTGGCCCGCCTGGAGCTTAA
- a CDS encoding zinc-dependent alcohol dehydrogenase: MKALLYTPSLPRFFAARVLGKRFPRGLLPLRLAEVPLPEREGFVQVRVRLSGVCGSDLALLYGKSPPSISPFFSFPAVLGHEILGEVEGSLVAVNPLLTCADRGLPPCPACQRGEEGLCQNVAEGSLAPGMLGYNRDLPGGWGEWILARPERLYPIPVHVPEERAVLAEPLAVVVRGLKKLKPWPKEVLILGMGTLGLLALQALRALGFSGKVYAVAKYPHQAAKAKAFGADALFSNAREALLERARRYRYLLFEGYRGGYEAVVEASGSGAGFRQALALAQEGGRVLLLGAPGLEWADLSPFWFKEVGLVGSYTYSPEEFAQAVGLLPELSGLEALIGGIFPLTDWQKALSAKGKALFRPNVS, translated from the coding sequence ATGAAGGCCCTCCTCTACACCCCCTCCCTGCCCCGCTTCTTTGCCGCCAGGGTCCTGGGCAAGCGGTTTCCCAGGGGGCTTCTCCCCTTGCGCTTGGCGGAGGTGCCCCTGCCCGAGCGGGAGGGCTTCGTCCAGGTGCGGGTGCGCCTGAGCGGGGTCTGCGGCTCGGACCTGGCCCTCCTCTACGGGAAAAGCCCCCCATCCATCAGCCCCTTTTTCTCCTTTCCTGCGGTCCTTGGCCACGAGATCCTGGGGGAGGTGGAGGGCAGCCTGGTGGCGGTGAACCCTCTCCTCACCTGCGCCGACCGGGGGCTTCCCCCCTGCCCCGCCTGCCAGCGGGGGGAGGAGGGGCTTTGCCAGAACGTGGCCGAAGGGAGCCTGGCCCCGGGGATGCTGGGGTACAACCGCGACCTCCCCGGGGGCTGGGGGGAGTGGATTCTGGCCCGGCCCGAGCGGCTTTACCCCATCCCAGTCCACGTCCCCGAGGAACGGGCCGTGCTCGCCGAGCCCCTGGCGGTGGTGGTGCGTGGCCTTAAGAAGTTAAAGCCCTGGCCCAAGGAGGTCCTGATCCTGGGCATGGGTACCTTGGGCCTTCTGGCCCTCCAGGCCCTTAGGGCCCTGGGGTTTTCCGGAAAGGTCTACGCGGTGGCCAAGTACCCCCACCAGGCGGCCAAGGCCAAGGCCTTCGGGGCCGACGCACTCTTCTCGAACGCCAGGGAGGCCCTCCTGGAGCGGGCCCGGCGCTACCGCTACCTCCTCTTTGAGGGATACCGGGGAGGCTATGAGGCGGTGGTGGAGGCCTCGGGAAGCGGGGCGGGTTTCCGGCAGGCCCTGGCCCTGGCCCAGGAAGGGGGCAGGGTGCTCCTCCTGGGAGCCCCGGGGCTGGAGTGGGCCGACCTCTCCCCCTTCTGGTTCAAGGAGGTAGGCCTGGTGGGAAGCTACACCTATAGCCCCGAGGAATTTGCCCAAGCGGTGGGACTCCTTCCCGAGCTTTCGGGCCTCGAGGCCCTCATCGGGGGCATCTTCCCCCTCACCGACTGGCAAAAAGCCCTTTCCGCCAAGGGCAAAGCCCTATTCCGGCCAAATGTGTCCTGA
- a CDS encoding class II aldolase/adducin family protein, producing the protein MWEYLIHGEASPNVQAFLEGLGKALEAQGFHHNPKAEAPNLVLNAISLENPRPYRRRAQATFVASVLELPRFPENPLQALYPYLVRALSNVLLAYVPGQGVKFLTLELGHYDEPEGEGFYERVAARLRPIACSRLVINNVFHKDLEPELWQGDELTRSMYRAGKKLKEWDLLPAPFPIEEILPPEDLRHVKRLYGIGGLSYGNLSVRKDERRFWMSASGVDKANLREIGRDILMVKDYDPQQNAILLSVPPHVEPRRVSVDAIEHWMIYREHPGVGAILHVHAWMEGVPATPFNYPCGTYELAQAVAEKVRQAPDPTRAVVGLKNHGLTITGRSLDEILERIEGRLIRTVPMA; encoded by the coding sequence ATGTGGGAGTACCTGATCCACGGCGAGGCTTCCCCTAACGTCCAAGCCTTTTTGGAGGGACTGGGAAAAGCCCTGGAAGCCCAGGGGTTCCACCACAACCCTAAGGCCGAGGCCCCCAACCTGGTGCTGAACGCCATCTCCCTGGAAAACCCACGCCCCTATCGTCGGCGGGCCCAGGCCACCTTCGTGGCCTCGGTGCTGGAGCTTCCCCGCTTCCCGGAAAACCCCCTCCAGGCTCTCTACCCCTACCTGGTCCGGGCGCTTTCCAACGTGCTCCTGGCCTACGTGCCGGGCCAGGGGGTGAAGTTCCTCACCCTGGAGCTGGGGCACTACGACGAGCCGGAAGGGGAAGGGTTCTACGAGCGGGTGGCCGCGCGCCTGAGGCCCATCGCCTGTAGCCGCCTGGTCATCAACAACGTCTTCCACAAGGACCTCGAGCCCGAACTCTGGCAGGGGGACGAGCTCACACGGAGCATGTACCGGGCGGGCAAAAAGCTCAAGGAGTGGGACCTCCTTCCTGCTCCCTTCCCCATCGAGGAGATCCTGCCCCCCGAGGACCTACGGCATGTCAAACGGCTTTACGGTATCGGGGGTCTTTCCTACGGCAACCTCTCCGTGCGCAAGGACGAACGGCGCTTCTGGATGTCGGCCAGCGGGGTGGACAAGGCGAACCTACGGGAGATCGGCCGGGACATCCTCATGGTGAAGGACTATGACCCCCAGCAAAACGCCATCCTCCTCTCCGTCCCCCCCCACGTGGAGCCTAGGCGGGTGAGCGTGGACGCCATCGAGCACTGGATGATCTACCGGGAGCACCCCGGGGTCGGGGCCATCCTGCACGTGCACGCCTGGATGGAAGGGGTTCCCGCCACCCCCTTCAACTACCCTTGCGGCACCTACGAGCTGGCCCAGGCGGTGGCGGAGAAGGTGCGCCAGGCCCCCGACCCCACCCGGGCGGTGGTGGGCCTCAAGAACCACGGCCTCACCATCACCGGGCGTAGCCTGGACGAGATCCTGGAAAGGATCGAGGGCCGGCTCATCCGCACCGTGCCCATGGCATGA
- a CDS encoding P1 family peptidase has protein sequence MAEALWGKAALWPGLRVGHFTDLEALTGCTVVLVEEGWVGAADVRGAAPGTRETDLLLPENTVEKVNAVLLTGGSAFGLRAADGVMRYLAERKRGFLTPGGVVPIVPGAVLYDLGRGRVNRPPGEEAGYRAALAAGEEVEEGSVGAGTGAVAGGVKGGVGLAGYLLEEGYRVLALVAVNSLGRPFDPKTGRLYGEELLAGEERALLPDRSRYQGSPEDYRYPFLLGQNTTLAVVATDAPLSKAQARRLAIMAQDGIARAIRPAHTPVDGDLVFALAQGDGKGVDPYALLRLGAYAADAVTRAILRAVLLTEGAPGIPAYRDLMA, from the coding sequence ATGGCGGAAGCCTTGTGGGGTAAGGCGGCCCTTTGGCCGGGATTGAGGGTGGGGCATTTTACCGACCTCGAGGCCCTCACCGGGTGCACCGTGGTCCTGGTAGAGGAGGGCTGGGTGGGGGCGGCGGACGTACGGGGGGCGGCCCCCGGCACCCGGGAGACGGACCTGCTCTTGCCGGAAAACACCGTGGAAAAGGTGAACGCCGTTCTCCTTACCGGGGGAAGCGCCTTCGGCCTAAGGGCGGCGGATGGGGTCATGCGCTACCTGGCGGAGAGAAAAAGGGGCTTTCTCACCCCCGGGGGCGTGGTGCCCATCGTGCCTGGGGCGGTGCTTTACGACCTGGGCCGGGGAAGGGTGAACCGGCCACCGGGGGAGGAGGCAGGGTACCGGGCAGCCCTAGCGGCCGGGGAGGAGGTGGAAGAGGGTAGCGTGGGGGCGGGCACCGGGGCAGTGGCGGGAGGGGTAAAGGGTGGGGTGGGCCTGGCGGGGTACCTTCTGGAAGAGGGGTACCGGGTCCTGGCCCTGGTGGCGGTGAACAGCCTGGGCCGCCCCTTTGACCCCAAGACGGGGAGGCTTTACGGGGAGGAGCTTTTGGCGGGGGAGGAAAGGGCCCTCCTGCCGGACCGCTCCCGCTACCAGGGAAGCCCGGAGGATTACCGTTACCCCTTCCTCCTGGGCCAGAACACCACCCTGGCGGTGGTGGCCACGGATGCCCCCTTGAGCAAGGCCCAGGCCAGGAGGCTTGCTATCATGGCCCAGGATGGCATCGCCCGGGCCATCCGCCCAGCCCATACGCCCGTGGATGGGGACCTGGTCTTTGCCCTGGCCCAGGGGGATGGGAAGGGTGTGGATCCTTACGCCCTTTTGCGCCTGGGGGCCTACGCCGCTGATGCCGTGACCCGGGCCATCCTCCGAGCGGTGCTTTTAACGGAAGGTGCACCGGGGATTCCCGCTTACCGGGACCTCATGGCCTGA
- a CDS encoding S1C family serine protease: protein MRKAWGILLLLPLAGALYALWTQPIPLWGRPGNVSWELAQAPPERLQEVYTQAHPAVLRIDGPEGGRGTGFFYREGLVLTAYHVVAEGGAYTLLLANRTRAQAQVVGFHEPLDLAVLRTEAQAPALLSLETGRRLQVGEPLLHIGNGRGQFIAPRFGRVTRLEASPSPFLPQGLVEASLPLAPGDSGGPVLDREGRVVGVAVAIGQTEEGFRSFFTPLLGRDQVLAEMEGGKRSYWPYLGLRGPRALTPELARELGLPPGGVLVGEVVPGGAAHRAGLRGLEAGGVPDVILEVNGVKVNSFEDLLREVRRYQVGDRVRLTVRRGGEVFQVEADLAPFPGR from the coding sequence ATGAGGAAAGCTTGGGGGATTCTCCTCCTTCTTCCCTTGGCCGGGGCCCTCTACGCCCTGTGGACCCAGCCCATACCGCTTTGGGGTAGGCCAGGGAACGTATCCTGGGAACTGGCTCAGGCGCCTCCTGAACGCCTACAGGAGGTCTACACCCAGGCCCACCCCGCTGTCCTGCGCATCGATGGCCCAGAGGGAGGCCGGGGCACAGGATTCTTCTATCGGGAGGGCCTCGTCCTCACCGCCTACCACGTGGTGGCGGAGGGAGGGGCCTACACCCTCCTCCTCGCCAACCGCACCCGGGCCCAGGCCCAGGTGGTGGGCTTCCACGAACCCCTGGACCTGGCCGTCCTCCGCACCGAGGCCCAGGCCCCCGCCCTCCTGTCCCTGGAGACGGGGAGGCGGCTCCAGGTGGGCGAACCCCTGCTGCACATCGGCAACGGCCGGGGGCAGTTCATCGCCCCCCGCTTCGGCCGCGTGACCCGCCTCGAGGCCAGCCCCTCCCCCTTCCTGCCCCAGGGCCTGGTGGAGGCCAGCCTCCCCCTGGCCCCCGGGGACTCGGGGGGGCCGGTCCTGGACCGGGAGGGCCGGGTGGTGGGGGTGGCGGTGGCCATCGGCCAGACGGAGGAGGGCTTCCGCAGCTTCTTCACCCCCCTCCTGGGCCGGGACCAGGTCCTGGCGGAGATGGAAGGGGGTAAGCGAAGCTACTGGCCCTACTTAGGCCTAAGGGGCCCCCGGGCCCTGACCCCGGAGCTGGCCCGGGAGCTGGGCCTGCCCCCGGGTGGGGTGCTGGTGGGCGAGGTGGTTCCGGGCGGGGCCGCCCACCGGGCAGGGTTGAGAGGCCTGGAGGCAGGAGGGGTGCCGGATGTGATCCTCGAGGTCAACGGGGTCAAGGTGAACAGCTTCGAGGATCTCCTGCGGGAGGTGCGCCGCTACCAGGTGGGGGACCGGGTCCGCCTCACCGTGCGCCGGGGTGGGGAGGTCTTCCAGGTGGAGGCAGACCTCGCCCCCTTTCCCGGAAGGTGA
- a CDS encoding YwiC-like family protein — protein MRATGVPLKTVALPTEHGGWGFTLEPILLGLLLSPGPHTLGLFLLGLFGFLARHPLKLVYQDLRKGKRYPRTALASRVGGTYLALALLGFLLTAWTAQGPFLLPLLLALPLGAYMLWADALNRSRDLFPEMAAALAMASLAPAGVLAGGLEPDIALGSFLALALRDIAALYYARTQVLRARGKNPKHYPAHLTLWTSFLLALFLQGQGLLPAPTTLALLLLALYGSLALLRPPVEARIIGWTQMGFGLLVVLATALGYTLQSLPTALLGVPLLHRFLGWALVGLAFLVGLYLLLGKEVNRPVRLLLGLYDLNALLGLLHLAFFWKPLPHPLLALIGVILLHLLLRKPHPWPGIGFLLLGFLLLWH, from the coding sequence ATGCGCGCAACCGGTGTTCCCCTTAAGACCGTAGCCCTCCCCACGGAGCACGGGGGCTGGGGGTTTACCCTAGAACCCATCCTCCTGGGCCTACTCCTCTCGCCAGGACCCCACACCTTGGGGCTGTTCCTCCTGGGTCTTTTCGGGTTCCTGGCCCGGCACCCCTTGAAGCTGGTTTACCAGGACCTAAGGAAGGGCAAGCGCTACCCCCGCACCGCCCTAGCCTCGAGGGTGGGCGGGACCTATCTGGCCCTGGCCCTTCTGGGCTTTCTCCTCACCGCCTGGACCGCCCAAGGCCCTTTTCTCCTACCCCTTCTCCTCGCCCTCCCCCTGGGGGCCTACATGCTCTGGGCGGATGCCCTAAATCGCTCCCGGGACCTTTTTCCGGAGATGGCCGCTGCCTTGGCCATGGCCTCCTTAGCCCCAGCAGGGGTTTTGGCAGGGGGCTTGGAACCGGATATAGCTTTGGGCAGCTTTCTGGCCCTGGCCCTGAGGGACATCGCCGCCCTCTACTACGCCCGCACCCAGGTGCTCAGGGCCCGGGGAAAAAACCCCAAGCATTACCCCGCCCACCTGACCCTTTGGACCTCCTTCCTCCTTGCCCTTTTTCTTCAAGGCCAGGGGCTTCTGCCCGCTCCTACCACCCTTGCCCTTCTCCTCCTGGCCCTGTATGGAAGCCTGGCCCTCTTAAGGCCACCGGTGGAGGCCAGGATCATCGGTTGGACGCAGATGGGCTTTGGCCTTCTGGTGGTCCTGGCCACCGCCTTGGGCTACACCCTCCAGAGCCTTCCCACCGCCCTTTTGGGGGTACCGCTCCTGCACCGGTTCCTGGGATGGGCCCTGGTAGGCCTGGCCTTTCTGGTAGGGCTTTACCTCCTCCTGGGAAAGGAGGTCAACAGGCCCGTGCGCCTTCTCCTAGGCCTTTACGACCTGAATGCTCTCTTGGGCCTTCTTCACCTGGCCTTTTTCTGGAAGCCCCTCCCTCACCCCCTCCTGGCCCTCATCGGGGTGATCCTCCTTCACCTCCTCCTGAGAAAGCCCCATCCCTGGCCCGGGATTGGCTTCCTCCTCCTAGGCTTCCTCCTTCTTTGGCACTGA
- a CDS encoding winged helix-turn-helix domain-containing protein, with protein MQLAKHQRRPRLELKNPPHPDNLHALYRDAQDPVERARWHALWLLATGHSIPEVAKTLGYSQRWVRTVVHRYNQGGMEAMTDLRHRNRGKPPLLPPEVQEAFRQALSAPHPRDGLWTIRNAAEWLSEKLGRPVDPRRAWSWMKRLGFAPLRPRPRHRERDPEEGEEFKKNSS; from the coding sequence ATGCAACTGGCCAAACACCAACGCCGCCCTAGGCTGGAGCTGAAGAACCCTCCCCACCCCGACAACCTCCACGCCCTCTATCGGGACGCCCAAGACCCCGTGGAACGTGCCCGCTGGCATGCCCTATGGCTCCTCGCCACCGGCCACTCCATCCCCGAGGTGGCCAAAACCCTAGGCTACTCCCAGCGCTGGGTCCGCACCGTGGTCCATCGCTACAACCAAGGCGGCATGGAGGCCATGACCGACCTGCGCCACCGCAACCGCGGCAAGCCCCCCCTCCTTCCCCCAGAGGTCCAAGAGGCCTTCCGCCAAGCCCTGTCGGCTCCCCATCCCCGGGATGGCCTGTGGACCATCCGCAACGCGGCGGAGTGGCTTTCCGAGAAGCTAGGGCGCCCCGTGGACCCCAGGCGGGCCTGGAGCTGGATGAAGCGGCTGGGCTTTGCCCCCTTACGTCCCCGTCCCAGACACCGGGAGCGGGACCCAGAGGAGGGGGAGGAGTTCAAAAAAAACTCCTCCTGA
- a CDS encoding IS630 family transposase, translating to MDEHRLGLKPVRRRVWALRGKTPLVWERPRYRWLYVYTFVRPSTGENEHWLLPSVDTESFAAVLEAFARVRGAGRERWVLVVLDRAGWHTSPRLRVPEGIGLVFLPPYSPELQPVERVWSLVDAVVANGQVETEEELWERVEARCAYLQTQHALVRSYTLFHWWPGGC from the coding sequence ATGGATGAACACCGCCTGGGCCTGAAGCCCGTCCGCCGCCGGGTGTGGGCCCTGCGGGGCAAGACCCCTTTGGTCTGGGAGAGGCCCCGCTACCGGTGGCTTTACGTCTACACCTTCGTGCGGCCCAGCACGGGGGAGAACGAGCACTGGCTCTTGCCCTCGGTGGACACCGAATCCTTTGCGGCCGTTCTGGAGGCTTTTGCCCGGGTCCGAGGGGCGGGAAGGGAAAGGTGGGTCTTGGTAGTTCTAGACCGGGCGGGGTGGCACACCTCCCCTAGGCTGCGGGTACCCGAGGGAATAGGCCTGGTCTTCTTGCCGCCCTATTCTCCCGAGTTGCAGCCGGTGGAGCGGGTGTGGTCCTTGGTGGATGCGGTGGTGGCCAACGGGCAGGTGGAGACGGAGGAGGAGCTTTGGGAGCGGGTGGAGGCGCGGTGCGCTTACCTCCAGACCCAGCACGCCCTTGTCCGGAGCTACACCCTCTTCCACTGGTGGCCAGGAGGATGTTGA
- a CDS encoding cupin domain-containing protein, protein MNLLEKARYGEVRGVELLADHPEVRLVLFSLQQGQEVRGQGEPRVHLVCLEGEGILWAGERSLPATPGTLMAAEPGEAHGAKAGEGTFLVLGIITPRP, encoded by the coding sequence ATGAACCTGCTGGAGAAGGCCCGCTACGGTGAGGTTCGCGGGGTGGAGCTCCTCGCCGACCACCCGGAGGTGCGCCTGGTCCTCTTTAGCCTGCAACAAGGGCAGGAGGTACGGGGCCAAGGGGAGCCCAGGGTGCACCTCGTCTGCCTCGAGGGGGAGGGCATCTTGTGGGCCGGGGAACGGAGCCTCCCCGCCACCCCCGGTACCCTCATGGCCGCAGAGCCGGGGGAAGCCCATGGGGCCAAGGCCGGGGAGGGAACCTTTTTGGTGCTTGGCATCATCACCCCCAGGCCATGA
- a CDS encoding DUF542 domain-containing protein, translating to MVELTLKATVNEVLQRHPEAVSLLNKMGIDTCCGGADSLEEASRQAGKDPEEVLKALLALLGRQE from the coding sequence ATGGTGGAACTCACCTTAAAGGCCACGGTAAACGAGGTCCTACAGCGCCATCCGGAAGCAGTAAGCCTGTTAAACAAGATGGGCATCGATACCTGCTGCGGCGGGGCCGATTCCCTGGAAGAAGCCTCCCGCCAAGCAGGCAAGGATCCCGAAGAGGTATTGAAGGCCCTTTTGGCCTTACTGGGGAGGCAGGAATGA
- a CDS encoding RrF2 family transcriptional regulator, whose product MALRSLLKREESYALHALLLLAEEPGLGAAEIARKLKAPPAFMAKVLSKLAKAGLVESRMGRAGGVWLRVPPEEITLLKVMESLSGPVAIDLCATLKRCPTEERRGFCYLKPSLVRMNQEIRKTLAGFTLKDLLPESTKTA is encoded by the coding sequence ATGGCCCTGCGCAGTCTCCTAAAGCGGGAAGAGTCCTACGCCCTCCACGCCCTTTTGCTCCTGGCGGAGGAACCGGGGCTTGGCGCGGCGGAGATCGCCAGGAAGCTCAAAGCTCCCCCCGCCTTCATGGCCAAGGTCCTCTCCAAGCTGGCCAAGGCGGGCCTGGTGGAAAGCCGCATGGGCCGGGCCGGGGGGGTGTGGCTCCGGGTTCCCCCGGAGGAGATCACCCTCCTCAAGGTGATGGAAAGCCTCTCCGGCCCCGTGGCCATAGACCTTTGCGCCACCCTAAAGCGCTGCCCTACCGAGGAAAGGCGGGGATTCTGCTACCTCAAGCCCAGCCTAGTGCGCATGAACCAGGAAATCCGTAAAACCCTGGCGGGCTTTACCTTGAAGGATCTCCTGCCAGAGTCCACCAAGACCGCTTGA
- a CDS encoding YbaN family protein → MKVAFLGLGFLFVGLGFLGAFLPLLPATPFFLVAAYLFSRSHPRLEAWLLSLPQVGPLVRNYRAGRGIPRKAKLLATGMALGAATLSAYGLPHPAGRALVLLLVGYGLYFLWRRVRTSH, encoded by the coding sequence ATGAAGGTGGCTTTTCTCGGCCTGGGCTTCCTCTTCGTCGGGCTGGGTTTTTTGGGGGCCTTCCTCCCCCTCCTCCCTGCCACCCCTTTCTTCCTGGTGGCGGCCTACCTCTTCTCCCGAAGCCACCCCCGCCTCGAGGCCTGGCTTCTCTCCTTACCCCAGGTGGGTCCCCTGGTGCGGAACTACCGGGCGGGCCGGGGCATCCCCCGAAAGGCTAAGCTCCTGGCCACAGGCATGGCTTTGGGGGCCGCAACCCTCAGCGCCTACGGCCTGCCCCACCCCGCGGGCCGGGCCCTGGTCCTCCTCCTCGTGGGCTACGGCCTCTACTTCCTCTGGCGGCGGGTGCGGACCTCGCATTAG